The Scophthalmus maximus strain ysfricsl-2021 chromosome 7, ASM2237912v1, whole genome shotgun sequence genome includes a window with the following:
- the accs gene encoding 1-aminocyclopropane-1-carboxylate synthase-like protein 1, protein MDFRGRRHERGSNWTDPEIVELLQLWSDESVQIELESSLRNQRVFDRIAHILRDKGIFRTGDQCREKIKKMKLEYRRIKDNHKMRSWKFYDVMDRVLANRPAITYSSLGGAVIAQQVFQGPGGPDAYLQGVPPCAFGPASSGGFLFGQPPRPGDPLDIKCEDVEESMLNSSAAPPEMYYGSGDEQESDGQSLLGPEDTLGQGESSTNPRMSPSGFSDVNIAGSATAATQTVAVPVPLDTSEQHSKEGSHSPASARQKKRRRGGKASWSHGGARCGGQGSLEKALASFLNWQRSAEERLLSLEEARLERELQAEERREEREERRAEQERQHELRLFSMLTGALVAVGQVAPTTATTAPTDPPVSPHTNPSTSGMTTAAPSDSPSLSRPPSEAPMAQARSTQEKTTLTSPTSVKASEMSESFSPRLSTAKKPFRNVYLSNRGNRIQQHWGFLQEGFALYAMDKHHDTDNPDGIINMGTSENKLCNDLLHKRLTKPDMLHIDPSLLQYSDWKGHRFLREAVAKFLTHYCCSPSPLKADNVVVMNGCGSLFSCVAAVICDPKESILIPTPFYGAITEDINLYSDVKLFHVPLNCEVDGKDSRPFHLTVGKLEKGLKRAEQEGLTIRAVILMNPHNPLAEIYTLEEMIGFLEFAKRNELHAIIDEVYMLTVFDESVTFHSVLSVDSLPDPQRTHVMWGMSKDFAMAGLRLGTLYTENKDLVGAVAQLGSFHGVTGTTQHQVAQLLQDREWISEEFLPGNRSRLKAAHSYVTGKLQSMSIPYLDMPATLYIWADLRKFLRESTFEEELSLWRSFIRHKVVLSCGQAFSCSTPGWFRIVFADKHSHLQLGLKRFREALKEIEEKSASPDSRSIKEASEESKQSVKEDSADLDNAAIVNSTSSPRRKSSDQPQEKDGPVPDTGPLATEEFVLLDCQASEHAESLDTLIGTLRHQIRSSDWLEKNTPELSAGEDPEILDVFKALLQRARK, encoded by the exons ATGGACTTCCGCGGCAGGAGGCACGAGCGAGGCAGCAACTGGACCGACCCGGAGATCGTGGAGCTGCTCCAGCTGTGGTCCGACGAGTCGGTGCAGATTGAGCTGGAGAGCTCACTGCGCAACCAGCGAGTGTTCGACCGCATTGCGCACATCCTGCGCGACAAGGGCATTTTCCGCACAGGTGACCAGTGCAGGGAGAAGATCAAGAAGATGAAGCTGGAGTACCGTCGAATCAAAGACAACCACAAAATGAGGTCCTGGAAGTTTTACGACGTGATGGACAGGGTGCTGGCGAACCGACCGGCCATCACCTACTCGTCGCTGGGCGGAGCTGTCATAGCCCAGCAGGTGTTCCAGGGCCCCGGTGGGCCTGACGCGTACCTGCAAGGAGTTCCACCCTGCGCCTTTGGCCCTGCCTCCTCGGGTGGGTTTCTGTTTGGTCAGCCCCCCAGACCGGGAGATCCACTGGATATCAAGTGTGAAGATGTGGAGGAGAGCATGCTGAACTCGAGTGCTGCGCCCCCTGAGATGTACTACGGATCTGGAGATGAGCAGGAAAGTGATGGGCAATCTCTACTGGGGCCGGAGGATACACTGGGCCAAGGAGAGAGCTCAACTAATCCAAGAATGTCACCTTCAG GTTTTAGTGATGTGAACATTGCTGGCTCTGCCACTGCGGCCACCCAGACTGTGGCCGTTCCCGTTCCACTGGACACCTCCGAGCAGCACAGTAAGGAGGGTTCTCATTCCCCAGCTTCTGCGAGACAGAAAAAGCGTCGCCGGGGTGGCAAAGCGTCGTGGAGCCATGGAGGCGCCCGATGTGGCGGTCAGGGGAGCCTGGAGAAAGCCCTGGCCAGCTTCCTGAACTGGCAGCGGTCGGCAGAGGAGCGCCTCCTCTCCCTGGAGGAGGCGCGGCtggagagagagctgcaggcCGAGGAGCGCAGGGAagagcgggaggagaggagggcggaACAGGAGCGCCAGCACGAGCTACGTCTGTTCAGCATGCTCACGGGGGCGTTGGTTGCCGTCGGACAGGTTGCTCCGACCACGGCGACGACGGCGCCAACTGACCCCCCTGTTTCACCCCACACTAATCCGTCAACCTCAGGGATGACCACGGCCGCCCCCTCCGACTCGCCATCTTTATCTCGGCCGCCTTCAGAAGCTCCCATGGCGCAGGCTCGTTCCACGCAGGAGAAAACAACTTTAACATCGCCTACATCTGTCAAGGCCTCCGAAATGTCTGAGAGTTTTTCGCCAAGGCTGAGCACGGCAAAAAAACCCTTCCGTAACGTGTACCTGTCTAATCGTGGCAACCGCATCCAACAGCATTGGGGGTTTCTCCAGGAGGGCTTTGCCCTATATGCAATGGACAAACACCACGACACAGACAACCCAGAT GGTATAATCAACATGGGAACCAGTGAGAACAAATTATGCAATGATCTTCTACACAAGCGG CTGACCAAGCCTGACATGCTTCACATTGACCCATCCTTGTTGCAGTATTCAGACTGGAAGGGGCACAGATT CCTGAGAGAGGCGGTTGCAAAGTTCCTGACCCACTACTGCTGTTCTCCGAGCCCGCTCAAAGCCGACAAT gtcGTGGTGATGAATGGTTGCGGCTCCCTTTTCTCATGTGTTGCTGCAGTAATTTGTGACCCCAAAG AGTCCATTCTTATTCCTACTCCTTTCTACGGTGCCATCACTGAGGATATCAATTTGTACAGTGATGTCAAACTCTTCCATGTTCCTCTGAACTGTGAG GTCGATGGCAAAGACAGTCGGCCCTTCCACCTCACTGTAGGGAAACTAGAAAAGGGTCTGAAAAGAGCTGAGCAAGAG GGGTTGACAATCCGAGCCGTTATACTAATGAACCCCCACAACCCCTTGGCTGAAATCTACACCCTGGAGGAGATGATTGGCTTCTTGGAGTTTGccaaaag AAATGAACTCCACGCCATTATAGATGAAGTGTACATGCTGACGGTCTTTGATGAATCCGTCACCTTCCACAGTGTTCTTAGTGTCGACAG TTTGCCCGACCCACAGAGGACGCATGTAATGTGGGGGATGAGCAAG GACTTTGCAATGGCAGGTTTGAGATTAGGCACTCTGTACACTGAGAACAAAGACCTCGTGGGAGCGGTGGCCCAGCTGGGCTCATTCCACGGTGTCACTGGAACTACGCAGCACCAGGTAGCACAGCTGCTTCAGGACAGAG AGTGGATCAGTGAGGAGTTTTTGCCGGGGAACAGAAGCAGACTGAAAGCCGCCCACAGCTACGTGACAGGGAAGCTGCAGAGTATGAGCATCCCGTACCTGGACATGCCTGCTACGCTGTACATCTGGGCCGACCTCAGGAAG TTCCTCAGAGAGTCGACGTTTGAGGAGGAGTTGTCTCTGTGGAGGAGTTTTATCCGACACAAGGTGGTGTTGAGCTGTGGTCAGgccttcagctgctccacgCCCGGCTGGTTCCGCATCGTctttgcagacaaacacagccACCTTCAGCTCG GCCTGAAGCGATTCAGGGAGGCTTTGAAAGAAATCGAAGAAAAAAGTGCCAGCCCGGATTCGCGCTCCATCAAAGAAGCCAGTGAGGAGAGCAAACAGTCGGTGAAAGAGGACAGTGCCGATTTGGACAATGCTGCGATTGTTAATTCCACATCATCTCCCCGGCGCAAGTCATCCGACCAGCCGCAGGAGAAGGATGGCCCTGTTCCTGACACGGGCCCGCTGGCCACCGAGGAGTTTGTGTTGCTTGACTGCCAAGCGTCGGAGCACGCGGAGAGTCTGGACACCCTGATTGGTACTCTCAGGCATCAAATCcgctcctctgattggctggagaAAAACACTCCGGAGCTGTCTGCCGGAGAGGACCCAGAGATTCTCGATGTATTCAAGGCCCTGCTGCAGAGGGCCAGGAAGTAG